In Promicromonospora sp. Populi, one genomic interval encodes:
- a CDS encoding MFS transporter, whose protein sequence is MTANDLLEPTAAEQRVAARQRLAVVVLLTANFTLAVDFSILGVALPHIGSELGFTTANLQWIVTAFALCAAGFTLFFGRVADLFGRKRMFLIGIGLLGVSSLVAGLATDPVVLLASRVGQGLATAMVTPAALSLLTTMFPEGPARARVLGLSGALMAAGFTTGAALGGVLTGAVSWRWAFFINVIIAVIVLVVAPIVLKDRPAERRPRLDAPGAITVTIALVLLVFGITTAGEQGWTTPLAWGPIFAAAVLFAFFLWIESRVAEPLVSPTLLKRRNIAWGNAAGLLAFATETSLVFPLTLYLQETLGFGAVTAGLIFAWLGIGTVLGGLIAPRVIGKAGLKNAMVIAFVVQGAATLPLAFVSDSNGWVIPLLIVTFIGGMANLVAIVGYTVASTTGVPAEQQGLATGLITMSQQVGIVVGTPVMSAIVTAFATTSLLPGIQVAIGINAAICIVSAALVAIFLSLPAQRAETA, encoded by the coding sequence ATGACTGCCAATGATCTACTCGAGCCCACGGCTGCGGAACAGCGGGTCGCCGCCCGCCAGCGGCTCGCCGTCGTCGTGCTGCTCACGGCGAACTTCACGCTCGCCGTGGACTTCTCGATCCTGGGTGTCGCCCTGCCGCACATCGGCAGCGAGCTCGGCTTCACCACCGCGAACCTGCAGTGGATCGTGACGGCCTTCGCGTTGTGCGCCGCAGGCTTCACGCTGTTCTTCGGCCGTGTCGCCGACCTGTTCGGCCGCAAGCGGATGTTCCTGATCGGCATCGGGCTGCTCGGGGTTTCCTCCCTTGTCGCCGGTCTCGCGACCGACCCGGTGGTCTTGCTGGCTTCCCGGGTCGGGCAGGGCCTTGCCACCGCGATGGTCACCCCCGCCGCGCTCTCGCTGCTCACCACGATGTTCCCCGAAGGGCCGGCTCGCGCTCGGGTGCTCGGGCTCAGCGGTGCGTTGATGGCCGCCGGCTTCACCACCGGTGCCGCGCTCGGCGGAGTGCTCACCGGTGCGGTGTCCTGGCGCTGGGCGTTCTTCATCAACGTCATCATCGCCGTCATCGTCCTCGTGGTTGCTCCGATCGTGCTGAAGGACCGGCCGGCCGAACGTCGCCCCCGCCTTGACGCTCCTGGGGCGATCACGGTGACGATCGCGCTGGTCCTCCTTGTCTTCGGCATCACCACCGCTGGCGAGCAGGGCTGGACCACGCCGCTCGCCTGGGGACCGATCTTCGCGGCGGCCGTCCTGTTCGCCTTCTTCCTGTGGATCGAGTCCCGCGTTGCCGAGCCCCTTGTCTCGCCCACGCTCTTGAAGCGCCGGAACATCGCCTGGGGCAACGCCGCCGGTCTGCTCGCGTTCGCGACCGAGACCTCACTCGTGTTCCCGCTCACCCTCTACCTGCAGGAGACTCTCGGGTTCGGCGCGGTCACCGCGGGCCTGATCTTCGCCTGGCTCGGCATCGGCACCGTCCTCGGCGGGCTCATCGCCCCGCGGGTCATCGGCAAGGCCGGCCTCAAGAACGCGATGGTCATCGCCTTTGTCGTCCAGGGCGCCGCGACGCTGCCCCTGGCCTTCGTCTCGGACAGCAACGGCTGGGTGATCCCGCTGTTGATCGTGACGTTCATCGGCGGAATGGCGAACCTGGTTGCGATCGTCGGCTACACCGTGGCATCCACCACCGGTGTCCCTGCCGAACAGCAGGGCCTGGCGACCGGCCTGATCACTATGAGCCAGCAGGTCGGCATCGTTGTGGGCACCCCCGTGATGTCTGCCATCGTCACCGCCTTCGCCACCACGTCGCTCCTGCCGGGAATCCAGGTCGCGATCGGGATCAACGCGGCGATATGTATCGTGTCCGCTGCCCTGGTCGCCATCTTCCTGAGCCTGCCCGCACAGCGAGCAGAAACAGCCTGA
- a CDS encoding ArsR/SmtB family transcription factor: MRDRDGLSADELLDALKALANPVRLQIMQWLRDPETEFADYDPIADRDEFGVCASHIQAKSGLAQSTISSYMVTLERAGLVHSTRVGKWTHYRCNDVLLRQVGESVADLGATVRAVAA; encoded by the coding sequence ATGCGGGACAGGGACGGGCTGTCTGCTGATGAGCTGCTCGATGCGCTCAAGGCTCTCGCGAACCCGGTACGCCTGCAGATCATGCAGTGGCTGCGCGACCCGGAGACCGAGTTCGCCGACTACGACCCCATCGCCGACCGGGATGAGTTCGGTGTGTGCGCCAGTCATATCCAGGCCAAGAGCGGGCTTGCGCAGTCGACCATCTCCTCGTACATGGTCACTCTCGAACGTGCCGGCCTGGTCCACTCCACCCGCGTGGGCAAGTGGACGCACTACAGGTGCAACGACGTGCTGCTGCGCCAGGTCGGGGAGTCCGTGGCGGATCTCGGTGCGACGGTACGGGCGGTAGCCGCATAG
- a CDS encoding NAD(P)H-dependent oxidoreductase encodes MSRDPEHRASALMVHAHPEPASFSTAQAHAARESLVQQGYDVEFIDLYAKQWAPVLDRGEFVPFDGPFKPQREQWNAVKGGLLASEVEADLQAVFRADLLVLSFPLWWFSLPAILKGWIDRVFVMGGVSGGDLGAFDQAALTGRRAVLLATTGGPAATFTRDGAFGDANDFLFHINRGMLEFVGYDALEPVLTFGPAHLDDVERAAALVDVRRAFCDIDDRALAATSRSRTVAGNY; translated from the coding sequence GTGAGTCGAGATCCTGAACACCGCGCGTCGGCCCTCATGGTCCACGCCCATCCTGAGCCCGCCTCGTTCTCCACTGCCCAGGCGCATGCTGCGCGTGAATCACTGGTGCAGCAGGGATACGACGTCGAGTTCATCGACCTGTATGCGAAGCAGTGGGCACCGGTCCTGGACCGGGGCGAGTTCGTGCCGTTCGACGGGCCCTTCAAGCCGCAGCGCGAGCAGTGGAACGCGGTCAAGGGCGGCCTTCTCGCCTCGGAGGTCGAGGCGGATCTGCAGGCGGTGTTCCGCGCGGACCTGCTGGTGCTGTCGTTCCCGCTGTGGTGGTTCTCGCTGCCCGCGATCCTCAAGGGCTGGATCGACAGGGTATTTGTCATGGGCGGCGTGAGCGGCGGAGACCTCGGGGCGTTCGACCAGGCAGCTCTGACCGGGCGGCGTGCTGTGCTGCTGGCCACCACCGGGGGCCCGGCCGCGACCTTTACGCGTGACGGCGCATTCGGGGACGCCAACGACTTCCTGTTCCACATCAACCGCGGAATGTTGGAGTTCGTCGGCTACGACGCCCTTGAACCGGTCCTCACCTTCGGGCCGGCCCATCTGGACGACGTCGAGCGTGCAGCAGCACTTGTCGACGTGCGCCGCGCCTTCTGCGATATCGACGACCGCGCGTTGGCAGCGACCTCGCGATCTCGCACAGTCGCCGGAAATTACTAA
- a CDS encoding nuclear transport factor 2 family protein, giving the protein MADTDPLAAAPAAIQEFIDATNAGDTERFVAVFTDDAYLNDWGREFHGPGGVRSWNQTDNIGMRSHFDFISVEPGSGPGEYTATIKVTSNRFNGTGPFKFKVRDDKVASLVLS; this is encoded by the coding sequence ATGGCTGACACCGACCCGCTCGCAGCGGCTCCCGCCGCGATCCAGGAGTTCATCGACGCGACCAACGCGGGGGACACCGAACGATTCGTCGCGGTGTTCACCGACGACGCCTACCTGAACGACTGGGGGCGGGAGTTCCACGGCCCGGGCGGCGTCCGGAGCTGGAATCAGACCGACAACATCGGGATGAGGAGCCACTTCGACTTCATCTCCGTGGAGCCCGGGAGCGGCCCGGGGGAGTACACCGCCACCATCAAGGTGACCAGCAACCGCTTCAACGGAACGGGTCCGTTCAAGTTCAAGGTGCGCGACGACAAGGTCGCGAGCCTCGTCCTCAGCTGA
- a CDS encoding N-acetyltransferase family protein: MQIRHAVLDDAHAIAPLLGELGYPTSAELVAARLERLAGSANDPAWVAVDPETEALLGFAAGHLFWPYELDTPLVELTALVVAEQHRGTGSGRALVAAFEKWAAAAGAARVTVASSFHRTGAHAFYERLGYGQRSKKFEKIL; this comes from the coding sequence GTGCAGATTCGACACGCGGTCCTTGACGACGCTCACGCCATCGCCCCGCTGCTCGGCGAGCTCGGGTATCCGACGTCGGCGGAGCTGGTCGCCGCCCGGCTCGAGCGCCTCGCCGGCAGTGCGAACGACCCGGCGTGGGTCGCTGTTGATCCGGAAACCGAGGCTCTCCTCGGCTTCGCCGCCGGGCATCTCTTCTGGCCCTATGAGCTGGACACACCACTGGTCGAGCTGACAGCACTTGTTGTGGCCGAGCAGCACCGTGGCACCGGATCCGGCCGCGCGCTCGTGGCGGCCTTCGAGAAGTGGGCTGCAGCAGCAGGCGCCGCCCGCGTCACCGTTGCGTCGTCGTTCCACCGCACGGGCGCACACGCCTTCTACGAGAGGCTCGGCTACGGGCAGCGCTCGAAGAAGTTCGAGAAGATCCTCTGA
- a CDS encoding acyl carrier protein codes for MATLDDTTKILVKNLIGDILELSPASLSTTSNLVEDHGADPLAMARIITALEKTLRITIDYGDIQRLVTLQGTYDIVVEARARMGEPQSAADTGDEPMPAAPPQEQPRRRSPPAEQDAVSADHTLVVTAPWPSSGQTNDLNSSVSPTSAPRIRRA; via the coding sequence ATGGCGACTCTCGACGACACCACGAAGATCCTGGTCAAGAACCTCATCGGAGACATCCTCGAGCTCAGCCCGGCCAGCCTCAGCACCACGAGCAACCTCGTCGAGGACCACGGTGCCGACCCGCTAGCCATGGCCCGGATCATCACGGCCCTGGAAAAGACGCTCCGGATCACCATCGACTACGGCGACATCCAGCGGCTGGTCACGCTCCAAGGCACATACGACATCGTTGTCGAAGCGCGGGCAAGGATGGGCGAACCCCAAAGCGCGGCAGACACCGGTGATGAGCCGATGCCTGCCGCGCCTCCACAGGAACAACCACGCCGGCGGTCACCGCCGGCGGAACAAGATGCCGTCTCCGCGGATCACACCCTCGTCGTGACAGCGCCGTGGCCGAGCTCTGGCCAGACGAACGACTTGAACAGCTCGGTCTCGCCCACGTCGGCTCCCCGCATCCGCAGGGCATAG